Genomic DNA from Xiphophorus couchianus chromosome 12, X_couchianus-1.0, whole genome shotgun sequence:
agtagtaaaatgtagcaagaaagtcactgcaGAGGAATAGAGGATAGTGACTGAATTTTAGACCTTCGTGGACCTTTGCGGAGGTAGACAGGATTGGTGGAGAAGTTCATCTTCACATTtaagtatcggccaatcacagatctcccaaaattatgaaaatgggGGACCAAATTGTCAGTGCACTTCCaggttttagttgtttttgtattttgaaaatgCATCAAGTTTGCATGcattttcaataattaaaatgtgtgCTTGTGTTATATCTGCTTACATATTCACATAGGTTATTGCATTCTTCTCCAGTGCAAATGAACCTCACACAAATGAATGGGTGGATGGACGAACAGACTGTGTATTACGTAAGTTTTACCTGTAGGTGCTTCCGGCGTGTCCAGAGCATGCCAGTATACCATGATTGAGCCGTCAGATTCATACATCTATACAACAGATATGTTATGGAGAAAATATGCTGtcaagaggaaaatgttttgagaagTATAACTAACATGTCATGCAAAAGAATTTTCTGCCAGTGATGGAGAATAACTTTACCTGGATGCCTTTTTGAGAAGACACCACCAGCAAATCACGAGAGGGTAAAGCACAGAAAGCAGCCTGTAGTGAGAAAGTTCACTTGATTAAAATTGAaaggtctgagtcacagtaaATAAGACTTACATTTGCCCTCTCTgttaattattatcattatactGCCAAAAAAACTTTCTAACTAAACATTATTCACAACAGACTCATAACAAATGTAGTCTGTAATGAGTGGCAAAGCATCAACAAGTGTCAATGTACCATGCACACAAATGGCAGTAGCAAGggctaaataaaattttaagagAAACAGCTTACCAAATATCAGAGCCAATATGTTATGCTAGTCCCAAAAATATTGTTATTCACATCAAATGTGAACTAAGTGGACTTGGGCTCAGAATGTGATACTAGTACATGAGCCACTCACATTGAACTGAATATGTGGGTCTTGTGCTGACATAGTTGTTATAAAATCTTATAAGATCAGTTATCATGTGGACAATTTCTGTTGAGTTTAACTTTGCCAGAGATGTGTGTTGATTTGGCAAGCAATGACAAAATGGATAAGAAAACTGCGCCTTTTATTCTGTTCACACAAACCATGTATGTAACATAAGAAACTGATCACTGAGAGTAGATGGTAAAACAGATATGGAGACACACAGCTGTAGTTGCTCTATGGCCTAACCTGCATGATGAGCGATGTGCTTGTGGCAACATTGGGTTCTTTGGACTGCAACTGACGGTGGGAGTAGTTGAGGCCGTCCCAGGACGTGCTTACCATGTTCACGACGTTTGCATGGACGACTGTGAAATAGGTAAGGCGCCTCGGAGCGATGCGAAGCACGCTCAGGTTGTTGTACAGCGCCGATGCGCTGTTTTTAAGCTGGATGCTCTTTTCCTTGTGAAACATGGTGCAGTTACTGTAACAAGGTTAAACTGACGCTAACTGACGTTCACTGCAGATagaagaaaatgataaataatcaGAAGACAATAGGTAGTATAAATTTAGGATGCATACACGAAAACTGTTGCTTCTTAGAAGCAAATGTGAATGCTAGGTCTAGCATGCTAATAATGTTAGCAAGGATTGCTATTAGATACTATGAATTAAGACCACaattgacatttttacaaaacgCACTGTTCATACCCTCGTTTCTGATGACCACTCAAATCTTGTCTTTGTATTCAGCTGTCATCATGGAGTATAAAACATTACATGCAAAAGACAACAGCTTTCAGGCAAGCGACAGGATTACTAATGCGTCCTCCGCAGCCATAGAGACAACGCACTTCTACGTGCTGCGTCATGGGGGTTGCTAAGCAACCGTAGATCGTGTGGGTGACGAGTACCAGAGCGCCTTAAAAAGCTTTACCGTGTATAAATTAGTGAGGTACGTCTCAAATACTTTTCACTAATTTTCCAACTGTcgaataaattttttattgggCGAAGTCTTGTATTAAGATGCACcactttctttttaatcagGCATAGTTAGTCATAAAACGATGCTAATTCACCACTTAACAAAATGGCGTTCGCCATTTAACAACTGTCAGATCTAATCGGCATAATCGTGTTTAAACCGGTGTTCACAAGCAACATGTGAGGAATAGAACCGTCAGAAGGTGCACACATGCATACAAATTGGAGGTGGTAAAGGAGCATAAATACAGCCGTGTTGTTCACTGAGACAACAGACTGGCCTAAAGCGAAGCGCTCTGTAAACAGGACAGAGAACATTGCTTCTTTATCAAATGAAGGAGATAATTCACAATCATGAGTatgatttttaacaaaagtgTGATGTGACAACTGAATATTTACAGTCAGAGAATACTTCAGATGCATTTTAATACATATCAGGTTTAGGAAATCTTTCCTTCCCACAGCCATTATCAACTCTAATGACTCTCTGAGGAAACGTAGATTCGTCCATTAGACACTATCATCTCAGGAAGAATAGGTGCTTAGGACTACAGAAGGCAGTTTTATTGCTTACTTTTTTAGACAGGTAGAAGTCCCCATTATGCCGTTTTTATACAGGAATTTGGTTCAATAGTTAAAGCAAAGTGATTCAATTTtcttgcaaacaaaacaaaaggagaacCAGAAACATCTGTTAAGTCTTGAATCAGTGGAAGAGATGATGTGCAATTCCACACAACTAGACACTGACGTTGACACGCCAGGatcatttgttaattttattgctttcaagatcaatcaatcaatcaatcaaattttatatgtatagcacatttcagcagcaaggcatttcaaagtgctttacatcatatcaaacacagaaacacaatgcaacatagaatcaataatcaaaagtcaagttccatcaataaatttgtaattgattacgtttcaaatacaattctaaacaggtgggtttttagttgggatttaaaagaagtcagtgtttcagctgttttacagttttctggaagtttgttccaaatttgtggtgcatagatgctgaaagctgcttctcctcgtttggttctggttctggggtgTTGTTTGATATCGCTGCAGTGAGTTTAAATTGCAATAATATTGTATATGTGGATGATTTCCAACTGTTTCCTTCtgattgtatttcatttttatagaGCCTCTAAGCCAAGATGAAACGACCCTCTCAGAACCGCAAGAAGGATAAGCAAAAAGGAAAGTCAAATGTCAAGGAGGTCCCAGTGccggagcaggaggaggaagttgttAACCCCACTCAAGTCAATCGGCCCCTATGGACAGACATGTTGAGCCCTGCAGATGAAATAGTGGGGGATATAATGGATGAACTGGAAGGCCAAGTCATTGATGGCTGTTATAAATCATTCATTGGAAAACAGGTTAAACTTCATATTGTCTAAAGTTAACTCATCAGCAACTCAaaatacacacagactgatgttttcaagattttatttccattaattaTCATAATTTTCTACccacagcaaatgaaaacaaaacaattatataTTACATCACAGCAATTACAAAGTACCTTTTAACAGAGTGAAGGAGGCTTAAtgtaaacatatatttaataCCTGGCTaatggttatttttaaaagttgcttttagTATGACCAACAAGCCTcattgaattttaatttgttgaatatgactgtatgtTGCTGCTCTTTGCGTTCAAGCTTGTACCATACAGTGTGTCCTGGGTCAAGAATTACCTCACTAAGACTGTGGAGTGCCAACTCTTGTGCCTGGACTCAGGAGAGGAACCAGAAGAATTAGCTTCAACAGAAGACCTTGAGCCTATGCCTGCTATTCCAGATTGCTGGGCCCAAGGATGTGTGCCTACAATCCATATTGTAAGTCAGTCTCATTGCACTTCACAACAGGTACACTGGCTGCGTAACTCttatttaaatcttattttcaaAGCTCactcaaaaatacatttgtgttcAAATCTTCAACATTGCAGGAGCATTCATACTTCCTTTTAACGTTTTCTGATGGTATAGCCAGAGATCTGAGTGTATTTCTTTGGAGTTGATGGGGCAGAACAAAGAGAATGATACGTGGTTTTCAAgtatatttgcacaaaaataattagaatggTATGATGttcattctgttaatttttAATTGACTTTACTCTGTTGCCCCTAAATAAAGTGTTATGCTGCACATTTCCTTCAAACGTATCCTAGTAAATAGACTTGGCATgtgttgagattaatttcattATAAATACAACAAGGTGAGCTCAAAATGAAATGCCTTGGCTTACATCGGTCGAGAAGTGTTTGGCGGAAAACTGGCACTGTAAATGCCACTGAGCACACCATCTTTATAGTGGaagatggtggtggcagtattttgtgtttaggAGGGACAGAgaagctgatcagagttgatcGAAACATGGTTGGACCGAAATACAGGGCAATCCTGGAAGTTTGAGGCCACAAAAAACTTAAGAAGGTTTACAGTCCAGCAGTACAACAGTTCTAAACCTATAGCCAGGGCCACTACAGAAtcatttaaatcaaagcaaattcGTATTTTAGAAAGTTCAAACCTAAATCTGAAAATCTGTGTCAAGATGAAAGAGGTAATGTTCTTAGAGACTCTCCATCCCATTTGATGGATCTTGAGTTGTTCTGCAAGGACAAAATGTTccacagttttttatttttatcttttacacATGCTGAGATCCATGTGCAACTTTTCTTCCAATTTACTGTTATCCACTACTTTATCTTGGCCTatcgcataaaatcccaataaattaaattaaggtTTGGAGCAatactgtgacaaaatgttaaatagttcaaggggtatgaaaacctttaaatgtttttctatgtcTTTCTCACAGGATGTTGGTTGTGACCAAGAATCATCACACACAGAGTCTGGTGTCCGAAGGCGATCTAAGCTTTCTTCCTTAAAAAACGGGGCTTTAAAGCCTGATGAAATTGAAGAAAAGCACAAGAAGGATGACAGTGACCTTTCATCTAATGTTTCTAGTACTTGTCCCCCAGCAAGCAGTGACAGAAAGAAGATCCTTCAGGTGAAAAAGCCCCTCAAAGATACTAGGAGTAAACTCCTAGTATCTTTGCCACCTCTCTTTGGTTCGTCAGAGAAAAAGAATGTGGAGGTGGAGGTAGAGGTAGaggatgaagacaaagacagcGTTGCTTCCAAGACCACACTGGCACATCGCCGCAAAGACCTCCACCCAATACCAAAGCTAGATCCTAAGCAATTGCCTCGACATTGCATTTCCCCAGAGTATGAGATTGTCGATAATGACTTCTCTAAACGTAGCCCCCGAAAATCTTGTGTATTACCCAGACTGGAGCCAAAACTGACTAAGCAGAAATCTAATAGGGCAGAGACATCGTCTAAAACCATATCCAAAGAACCACCAGAaaggtttcagaaaaaaaatgacgaCAAAATCCATCTGCCTAAGCAGGACAAGGAACGGTATAAACTCTTTGGCCCACTGAGGCTCGACACAATGATTTTGGCCAAAGGTGTTTCTCTCTTGGATTCTCAAGCTGCTCAAAGTATTCCTCCCAAAATGAGCTATCCTTCGCAGGCTACCAATCTGAAGCCGATATCGAGTGATGTTGCTGTGCCTATATATTCGGTTGACCAGGTTGCTGCTGCCTCGACACCTCGAGTCACACCAATAATGCAGACCAAGAACGGTGACAGTGGATTGAAAGAGTTAACATGACTGTCACTGCTTAAGGAGAAATATGATCTAGATCTTAATGGCAAGATAAAAAGCTCAATGTAATGCAAGCCAGTTATATTTTGTCCTTTATGAGAAAGTAGTAgtaaaagtttagtttgtttttaagtcatACATTAATCCATGTAATCAGAATTTCCTTTTTCATTGGCAGCTTTCTAACAAGATTTTCTCTgtgtgaaataaagaaataataaacagcaAAAGCTCTGGTGTTTGCAAACATCTATTAATGGCTGGTATCTATAAGACAAAGTTGGGACCTTTGCAAAtgattcttttttgtcttttccagctgtCCAAAACATTTATGCCACCATTTTAACCAGAAATCCCATACGAAGAGATGTTGTGTTTCAATGTGACCATCCTGGCTGAATGAAGTTGTGTTGTTCATCTCTTTTGGAAgacttttatttgcttttagaTTTAAAGTCTGGCGTTAACGCATTCATTTCTCTGCttccagaaacacaaaatagaaTTTCAGAGCCACATGTAAAAACTGATAATGAAACTTATGGTATTAACATGCCCCAACGAGTAATGACAGAAACCAACCATAATACAAATTATATTTAGTCGACATTAAACATCagtctgataaaaaataaaaataaaaactatgatTTGCTTAAACTAGACTGTGTAAAAAATACGCTTGGACTGCGACTAGACTGGGAACCACATCTAGTGATAAAAAGACAAGTCAGAAAGTGTGAAACACCACAGACAATCTAACAATTATAGAACGAGTATTGATAAGTGAACAATTAAGCAGaaaataagatgttttattcggatggaaaatggaaacaatcttatgttacacaaataaaattctcaGCAGTCataattaaatttagaaaagataaaagcattttgttgtCCGAAATCATTTAGTAAAAGCCACATTCCCTCAGTTTCATGAATGGATACTCTGACACCAGAGCGGTGCTCGTGCAACCTATCTTGCTGACGTAGGCGTGAAGGCTGATAGGAAAAAGCCAATCGCTATCTCCCACCGTTTctctgaaccaatcagagaaCTAGTTTCACATATAGCACGTTAGACGATCCCTTGGCACATGTGAGACCATGATGAAGAGGAAGCTGTGTTAAGCTGTATTTCTTACAGACGTGTTTACCTCATTCCTGCGACAAAACAGTTTACAACATGAAAAAGAAGCAGACAGTAACAGAAGAGCCTGTAGAGGTAAGAGTTGTCTGattcaaatatgtttaatttagtAGTATGGGAGCTAATTGTCAGTGTTGTGCTGTTGCTGAGAGATTGCTTTTTCCTGCGATAACTTGTAATGTCTCCATGCTTTTGAGCAGCTATTCaacaagcttttatttattcctctCTCCCCAttcgctctctctctccttgCTCTCTGAGTATCACTCTGATTCACTTCATTTGTTTGTCATACAAATACCATATTTACCACTTTTAGGCAACCTgagaaaaagttctagttttcTTTCGGAAGACTCAGAAAAAACAATGGGAGACgtgcaaaaaaaatagaaaagaaaatcaaatctcttttcatctgattttatcataatttgattcacatttttgtccaaTGCAAACCTTTACTTTTTTACTGGAATAGTTTTTAAATGCTAGATATCAAAGCTAGTACCTCGttttaattagaatattttggAAAGTTAAGTTGTTTCAGTATGTAAAACTCACAATGAATAGACTGAATACACACAGACTGAACCTCTAGTTCTGTTAACATGTATAATTAGGGAttaaagtacagaaaaatataatacaGAATTTAGTGTCTCAGCAAGTTGGAATACTATCCATTGCTCTCAAGACTCCAACTATCCTTAATTGGACGCCTTTTTAGAAcgcagtttttctttccactcaactTCCCATTATTATACTGGGAATCTCTCTGAATAAATAGCTTCTTTAGCTATTGCTTTTTATGGGTTACCTCCTTAATAAAGATGTGAATGGCCGTTTACTGGACAACTTTAAAGTCAGTGGTCATGTGTTGGCCATAATATAAAATTTctatattaaaatttttctttcaatggcatatatatatatatatatatgtgtgtgtgggggacattaaagtttgactgaagtaaaactttttcatggtactctaatttattgagatgcgtCTGTGTCTTTATATATTGCAGCACGTTGAAGTTGATCCATTGTTGTTTGTTCTCCAGATGCATCCATCTGATTTCCCCCatggtgatgaagaggagcagctTGGTGCTCCGAAAAAACCCAAAAGGATGAAAGCcagtgaagaggaggaggtggtcTACCATCCGGTGAAACTATCCCGGAATGATTTATATAGGCCACCAACAGCTGAGGAGCTAAATCACCTAAAAGAAGCCGAAAGTCTGTTCCACTGCAGCCTTCTTAAGATGCAGGTGAGAGGCTTCTGTCCTGTTTCTCTCACTCTGAATCAGCCTGGAagatcagattgtttttgtatttctgttttgattgaCCGCTGTTTTGATAGCCAGGCTCGTCATAAACCTCATTGAAATGTCTTAACCTGGTTGGCGACCAGTCAAGTCTGTCTTTAACCTACCAGTCAACTGACCACGATGGATAGCTTTTGAATCTCACCCCCACTTCACTTTCTAATTCACTTCTATgtgctatatatttttttttaattttgctccAGGTTACAAATGATGCTTGCTTCAGGATGCTGATTCTGTTTGTTGATCTCAAACAACAGAATCTAAATCGGGATCACCGATTTAAATCACCGATTAGGCGGGCTGATCTAAATCTGGATTTAGATCACCAAGGAATGacacattaatatttaatgttactgaagttattataatataataactTTTTAAACGATATGTTATTTTATATCGTTTAATTGTATGAAAACATGCGGGCTGATGTAATTATATGTGGAAAAGCAGCATTTGATGCAATTACAGTTTAATGTAGACTTTTAACccttttttaagaaaagaaagttttagatagtaatttatgtaatttttaaggTCTACATATTAAACAACATCAGCATATGATAttcctgttattttatttctatttttgctataattataaaattttatatttatttaaatatatgaattgCAGTTTTGAACAATTTGAACTAATTCAAATTTATTATTACAAAGGTGTACATTCCATTTGAATGACTTTATGTCGGTGCCTATTTTGTGTGGCACTTTTCACTGTGTTTGAATgcatgaaagattttttttgtaaataaataaacactatCTTACACGTTTCATTAATAACAgatggaggagctgctgaaAGAGGTTTCCCTGAGTGAACGGAGGAAACAGCAAATCGACTCTTTTGTAAAGACCGTCACCAAGCTGCTCGAGACTGTGCCAGTGTCACCAAAGGTTGAGGTGTGTATTGTTCTGAAA
This window encodes:
- the c20h2orf81 gene encoding uncharacterized protein C2orf81 homolog isoform X1; its protein translation is MKRPSQNRKKDKQKGKSNVKEVPVPEQEEEVVNPTQVNRPLWTDMLSPADEIVGDIMDELEGQVIDGCYKSFIGKQLVPYSVSWVKNYLTKTVECQLLCLDSGEEPEELASTEDLEPMPAIPDCWAQGCVPTIHIDVGCDQESSHTESGVRRRSKLSSLKNGALKPDEIEEKHKKDDSDLSSNVSSTCPPASSDRKKILQVKKPPLFGSSEKKNVEVEVEVEDEDKDSVASKTTLAHRRKDLHPIPKLDPKQLPRHCISPEYEIVDNDFSKRSPRKSCVLPRLEPKLTKQKSNRAETSSKTISKEPPERFQKKNDDKIHLPKQDKERYKLFGPLRLDTMILAKGVSLLDSQAAQSIPPKMSYPSQATNLKPISSDVAVPIYSVDQVAAASTPRVTPIMQTKNGDSGLKELT
- the c20h2orf81 gene encoding uncharacterized protein C2orf81 homolog isoform X2; protein product: MKRPSQNRKKDKQKGKSNVKEVPVPEQEEEVVNPTQVNRPLWTDMLSPADEIVGDIMDELEGQVIDGCYKSFIGKQLVPYSVSWVKNYLTKTVECQLLCLDSGEEPEELASTEDLEPMPAIPDCWAQGCVPTIHIDVGCDQESSHTESGVRRRSKLSSLKNGALKPDEIEEKHKKDDSDLSSNVSSTCPPASSDRKKILQVKKPPLFGSSEKKNVEVEVEVEDEDKDSVASKTTLAHRRKDLHPIPKLDPKQLPRHCISPEYEIVDNDFSKRSPRKSCVLPRLEPKLTKQKSNRAETSSKTISKEPPERFQKKNDDKIHLPKQDKERYKLFGPLRLDTMILAKGVSLLDSQAAQSIPPKMSYPSQATNLKPISSDVAVPIYSVDQVAAASTPRVTPIMQTKNGDSGLKELT